Proteins encoded by one window of Thermus caldifontis:
- a CDS encoding molybdopterin molybdotransferase MoeA has protein sequence MRTGISVEEALTLVLREAQGELSVEEVPLREAYGRVLAQDLASLVNHPDQDDTAVDGYACRQEDTLGASPENPVRLRVIGESPAGRPFAGRVGQGEAVAVYTGAPIPEGADAVIRVEDTRRGGEYVLLLAPASPKDIRPQGDDLKKGEVYLRRGDLLTPGRLGLAAAMGYPRLKVFRRPRVGILSTGDEVVEPGEPLPFGGVYNSNAYGLLGLVQEAGGEPVLLGKVEDQPDKVLQRLEAAGPLDLLLTSGGVSMGEYDVVRQVLEKAGEVVFWKVQQQPGKPLLLARLRGIPVLGLPGNPVSSMVSFFLYGRPFLFQLQRRTDPPYRSLRAKALTPFKGAQDRKAFRRGVLSFEGELVVRSTGNQSSGVLRSMAVGNALVALSPGQDAQGGEMVEVIPLTFVL, from the coding sequence ATGCGCACGGGCATTAGCGTGGAGGAAGCCTTAACGTTGGTTTTGAGGGAGGCCCAAGGGGAGCTTTCCGTGGAAGAGGTTCCCCTAAGGGAGGCGTATGGCCGGGTTTTGGCGCAGGACTTGGCCTCCTTGGTGAACCACCCTGACCAGGACGATACCGCCGTGGACGGCTATGCCTGCCGGCAAGAGGATACCCTGGGGGCGAGCCCAGAGAACCCGGTGCGCCTTCGGGTTATCGGGGAATCCCCGGCGGGAAGGCCCTTTGCCGGAAGGGTTGGCCAAGGGGAGGCGGTGGCCGTTTACACCGGAGCCCCCATTCCCGAGGGGGCGGATGCCGTCATCCGGGTGGAGGATACCCGTAGGGGGGGGGAATATGTCCTCCTCTTGGCTCCCGCGAGCCCTAAGGACATCCGCCCCCAGGGGGATGACCTGAAAAAGGGGGAGGTGTACCTGCGGCGGGGGGACCTCCTCACCCCGGGGAGGCTGGGCCTGGCGGCGGCCATGGGGTATCCGCGCCTTAAGGTCTTCCGGCGTCCTCGGGTGGGGATTCTCTCCACGGGGGATGAGGTGGTGGAGCCGGGAGAACCCCTGCCCTTTGGCGGGGTGTACAACTCCAACGCCTATGGCCTTCTCGGCCTGGTGCAAGAAGCTGGGGGCGAGCCGGTGCTTTTGGGCAAGGTGGAGGACCAGCCCGATAAGGTTTTGCAAAGGCTGGAGGCGGCAGGGCCTTTGGACCTCCTCCTCACCTCCGGGGGGGTGTCCATGGGGGAGTACGATGTGGTGCGCCAGGTTTTGGAGAAGGCGGGGGAGGTGGTGTTCTGGAAGGTGCAACAACAACCGGGAAAGCCTCTCCTCCTGGCCCGCCTGCGGGGCATCCCTGTCTTGGGGCTTCCGGGAAACCCGGTTTCCAGCATGGTCTCTTTTTTCCTCTACGGCAGGCCCTTCCTCTTCCAGCTCCAGCGCCGCACCGACCCTCCCTACCGCTCCTTGAGGGCCAAGGCCCTCACCCCCTTTAAGGGGGCCCAGGATAGGAAGGCCTTCCGCCGTGGGGTACTTTCTTTTGAGGGGGAGCTGGTGGTGCGCAGCACGGGGAACCAGTCCAGCGGGGTCTTGCGCTCCATGGCCGTGGGCAATGCCTTGGTTGCCCTTTCCCCAGGCCAGGATGCCCAGGGGGGGGAGATGGTGGAGGTCATTCCCTTGACTTTTGTGCTCTAG
- a CDS encoding MFS transporter, with translation MKKVLSTAEYRLVLASFLWSFGANLVYFFLNFHLEVLGYSRQAIGFAQALLLLVGVVFALPLAYLIPRLGYRKSLLLALALAMGSGLFLGLGLGVFPSLAGYGLAGALVQGAGAPLMARLVPARRWVSLFSLQAALTTASGFFSTLLAGFLSEWVGARWVLLFALPFFLLALPFLLGLAEGQGTPPRLSGRFGLWLRLFVPQAVIGFGAGLVIPFLNLYMREKFGLSYGTTGFIFALSALATGGAMLLQPLLVSRMGKLGAIVAVQALSLPFLAILAWVPWLPLVTFALLIRGALMNAAGPVYAALVMDYLEEGERPGFFLVEAALWSLLFSLGSALSGALQEALGLGAFNYLFATTLGLYALGIALWPWALGGLRRAYEERTS, from the coding sequence ATGAAGAAAGTACTGAGTACAGCAGAGTACCGGCTTGTTCTCGCCAGCTTCCTGTGGTCCTTCGGGGCCAATCTGGTCTATTTCTTTCTCAACTTCCACCTCGAGGTCCTGGGCTATAGCCGCCAGGCCATCGGGTTTGCCCAAGCCCTTTTGCTCCTGGTGGGGGTGGTTTTCGCCCTGCCCCTGGCCTACCTCATCCCCCGTCTGGGCTACCGCAAAAGCCTGCTCTTGGCCTTGGCCTTAGCGATGGGGAGCGGGCTGTTTTTGGGGCTTGGCCTTGGGGTATTCCCCTCCTTGGCGGGGTATGGCTTGGCCGGGGCCTTGGTGCAGGGGGCGGGGGCTCCCCTTATGGCCCGGTTGGTGCCGGCGAGGAGGTGGGTTTCCCTTTTCAGCCTACAAGCGGCCTTGACCACGGCCTCGGGGTTTTTCTCCACCCTCCTTGCCGGGTTCCTTTCCGAATGGGTGGGGGCCCGGTGGGTGCTGCTCTTCGCCCTGCCCTTTTTCCTCCTGGCCCTGCCCTTTCTCCTTGGGCTTGCCGAGGGCCAGGGGACACCCCCAAGGCTTTCGGGGCGGTTTGGCCTTTGGCTTCGCCTTTTTGTACCCCAGGCGGTCATCGGTTTTGGGGCCGGGCTGGTGATCCCCTTCTTGAACCTATATATGCGGGAAAAGTTCGGCCTTAGCTACGGCACCACGGGCTTCATCTTTGCTCTCTCCGCCCTGGCCACGGGAGGGGCCATGCTCCTTCAGCCCCTTTTGGTGAGCCGCATGGGGAAGCTGGGGGCCATCGTGGCCGTCCAGGCCCTATCCCTACCCTTTTTGGCCATTTTGGCCTGGGTCCCTTGGCTTCCCTTGGTCACCTTTGCCCTCCTCATCCGCGGGGCCCTTATGAATGCTGCTGGGCCGGTCTATGCCGCCTTGGTGATGGATTACCTGGAGGAGGGGGAACGCCCCGGTTTCTTCCTGGTAGAAGCGGCCCTTTGGAGCTTGCTCTTTTCCCTGGGGAGCGCCCTTTCCGGTGCGCTGCAGGAGGCGTTGGGCCTTGGGGCCTTCAACTACCTCTTCGCCACCACCCTGGGCCTGTACGCCCTGGGGATTGCCCTTTGGCCCTGGGCCCTGGGGGGGCTTCGGAGGGCGTATGAGGAACGCACTTCCTGA
- the nth gene encoding endonuclease III, with translation MGCPKEGLKAKQARALAILEALKEAYPGAKTELKHNSPFQLLVATVLSAQATDKSVNEATPALFARFPNAQALAQASPEEVEPYIKRIGLYRTKAKNLVALARRLVEAHRGEVPREKEALMALPGVGWKTATVVLGAAFGVPGIAVDTHVARLARRLCLSQAKSPEGIGKDLEALFPKEDWVFVHHALVLHGRYVCLARKPRCGDCPLAVYCPSRQEG, from the coding sequence GTGGGTTGCCCTAAGGAAGGGCTAAAGGCGAAGCAAGCGCGGGCCTTGGCCATCTTGGAGGCCCTAAAGGAGGCTTACCCTGGAGCCAAAACGGAGCTAAAGCACAATAGCCCTTTTCAGCTCCTTGTGGCTACGGTGCTTTCCGCCCAGGCCACGGACAAAAGCGTAAACGAGGCCACCCCGGCCCTCTTTGCCCGCTTTCCCAACGCCCAGGCCTTAGCCCAGGCTTCGCCGGAAGAGGTGGAGCCCTATATAAAGCGCATCGGCCTTTACCGCACCAAGGCCAAGAACCTGGTGGCCTTAGCCAGAAGGCTGGTGGAGGCGCATAGGGGGGAGGTACCCAGGGAAAAAGAGGCCTTGATGGCGCTACCGGGGGTGGGCTGGAAGACGGCCACCGTGGTGCTGGGGGCGGCTTTTGGCGTGCCGGGCATTGCCGTGGACACCCACGTGGCCCGCTTGGCGAGAAGGCTATGCCTCTCCCAGGCCAAAAGCCCCGAGGGGATTGGCAAGGACCTCGAGGCCCTGTTTCCCAAGGAGGACTGGGTATTCGTCCACCACGCCCTGGTGCTCCACGGGCGGTACGTGTGCCTGGCCCGGAAGCCTCGCTGTGGGGACTGCCCCTTGGCGGTCTATTGCCCCAGCCGGCAGGAAGGGTAG
- the proS gene encoding proline--tRNA ligase, with the protein MAKEKGLTPQSQDFSEWYLEVIQKAELADYGPVRGTIVVRPYGYALWENIQGALDRMFKETGHQNAYFPLFIPMSFLQKEAEHVEGFSPELAVVTHAGGEELEEPLAVRPTSETVIGYMWSKWIKSYRDLPQLLNQWGNVVRWELRTRPFLRTSEFLWQEGHTAHATREEAEEEVRRMLSIYAKLAREYAAIPVVEGMKTEKEKFAGAVYTTTIEALMRDGKALQSGTSHYLGENFARAFDIKFQDKDLQVKYVHTTSWGLSWRFIGAIIMTHGDDQGLILPPRLAPIQVAIVPIYREESRDRVLEAAFDLKRRLLAAGLRVHLDDRDQYTPGYKFHEWELKGVPFRIELGPKDLEAGEAVLASRLGGKERLALEALPALLPGRLDAFHQALYQRALEFREARTRKVDTYEEFKEAVQEGFALAFHCGDRACEKAIQEETTATTRCVPFEAEPEQGVCVRCGRESAYGKRVFFAKAY; encoded by the coding sequence ATGGCGAAGGAGAAGGGCCTAACCCCGCAAAGCCAAGATTTCAGCGAGTGGTACCTCGAGGTCATCCAAAAAGCGGAGCTGGCCGACTACGGGCCGGTGCGGGGCACCATCGTGGTGCGTCCCTATGGCTACGCCCTTTGGGAAAACATCCAGGGGGCCTTGGACCGCATGTTTAAGGAAACCGGCCACCAAAACGCCTACTTCCCCCTCTTCATCCCCATGAGCTTCCTGCAAAAGGAGGCCGAGCACGTGGAAGGGTTTTCCCCCGAGCTCGCGGTGGTCACCCATGCGGGCGGCGAGGAGCTGGAGGAGCCTTTGGCGGTGCGCCCCACCTCGGAGACCGTGATCGGCTACATGTGGTCCAAGTGGATCAAAAGCTACCGGGACCTTCCCCAGCTTCTCAACCAGTGGGGGAACGTGGTCCGCTGGGAGCTTCGCACCCGGCCGTTCCTGCGCACCAGCGAGTTCTTGTGGCAGGAGGGGCACACCGCCCACGCCACAAGGGAGGAGGCCGAGGAGGAGGTGCGCAGAATGCTTTCCATCTACGCCAAGCTGGCCCGGGAGTACGCGGCCATCCCCGTGGTGGAGGGGATGAAGACGGAGAAGGAGAAGTTTGCCGGGGCGGTCTATACCACCACCATCGAGGCCCTGATGCGGGATGGCAAGGCCCTGCAGTCGGGCACCAGCCACTACCTGGGGGAGAACTTCGCCCGGGCCTTTGACATCAAGTTCCAGGACAAGGACCTCCAGGTGAAGTACGTGCACACCACCAGCTGGGGGCTTTCTTGGCGCTTCATCGGGGCCATCATCATGACCCATGGGGACGACCAAGGGCTCATCCTGCCCCCCCGCCTGGCCCCCATCCAGGTGGCGATCGTGCCCATCTACCGGGAGGAAAGCCGGGATAGGGTCCTGGAGGCGGCTTTTGATCTGAAACGGCGCCTTCTTGCGGCAGGGCTTCGCGTGCACCTGGACGACCGGGACCAGTACACCCCGGGGTACAAGTTCCACGAATGGGAGCTTAAGGGGGTGCCCTTCCGCATCGAGCTTGGGCCCAAGGACCTCGAGGCGGGCGAGGCTGTGTTGGCTAGCCGCCTGGGGGGGAAGGAGCGGCTTGCTTTAGAAGCCCTTCCCGCCTTGCTCCCCGGGAGGCTGGATGCCTTCCACCAGGCCCTTTACCAGCGGGCCCTGGAATTCCGGGAGGCCCGCACCCGCAAGGTGGACACCTACGAGGAGTTCAAGGAGGCGGTGCAGGAAGGCTTCGCCTTGGCCTTCCACTGCGGGGACCGGGCCTGCGAGAAGGCCATCCAGGAGGAGACCACCGCCACCACCCGTTGCGTGCCCTTTGAGGCCGAGCCGGAACAGGGGGTTTGTGTGCGCTGTGGGCGGGAAAGCGCCTACGGCAAGCGGGTGTTCTTCGCTAAGGCCTATTAA
- a CDS encoding S8 family serine peptidase — protein sequence MRKMVSFVFLALLALGLFSCTQQGPMGSGLSVQGVAPKERYLVVFKSETLPPNAQALAQSAGARVVKVLEPIGALTVVADRAAVNRLARNPQVLAVGPERYYSLPKTERLLFQEETYGAPTAADNLYKYQWDIRRIGAPEVWRRVPLEVQARATVAVLDTGVMDNHPDLVGQITDFVATNYCYETGGPNQVPSYPKYTLWIDFDHFDPDNLCTPAPTVLYEAHGTHVSGTVAAAFGGGRVVGVAPGLRLATYKVFDRIHFTEGGQEYDDVGAFDGPIFAAIIDAAQKGYDVINMSLGGTLDTRNKDDVAAMVAWDRVMKYANRMGTVIVASAGNSAENANGYIVHIPSDLPTVVSVSATGTATPLWRYPYPTNETLNAVPGQDILAFYSNYGAAVDLSAPGGDCGLDENGQSWCFRPSHQRPPGWRYHLILSTIIVNENLPAYAWYAGTSMASPHVAAVAGLVKALHKDWTPGQVRAHLKATAEDIGSRQLFGHGLVNADQATR from the coding sequence ATGCGCAAGATGGTTAGCTTTGTATTTTTGGCTCTCTTGGCCCTAGGGCTTTTCTCCTGCACCCAGCAAGGGCCCATGGGTTCTGGCCTTTCCGTTCAAGGAGTGGCACCTAAGGAGCGGTACCTGGTGGTTTTCAAGAGCGAAACCCTACCCCCCAACGCCCAGGCCCTGGCCCAAAGCGCTGGCGCCCGGGTGGTCAAGGTCCTGGAGCCCATCGGGGCCCTCACGGTGGTGGCGGACCGGGCCGCGGTAAATCGCCTGGCCCGGAACCCCCAGGTCTTGGCGGTGGGGCCCGAGCGGTACTACTCCTTGCCCAAGACGGAGCGCCTCCTCTTCCAGGAGGAAACCTATGGCGCACCCACGGCAGCCGACAACCTCTACAAGTACCAGTGGGACATCAGGCGGATCGGCGCCCCTGAGGTGTGGCGGAGGGTGCCCCTCGAGGTCCAGGCCCGGGCCACGGTGGCGGTGCTGGACACCGGGGTCATGGACAACCACCCGGACCTGGTGGGCCAGATCACGGATTTCGTAGCCACCAACTACTGCTACGAAACCGGAGGTCCCAATCAGGTCCCCAGCTACCCCAAGTACACCCTCTGGATTGACTTTGACCACTTTGACCCCGATAACCTTTGCACCCCTGCCCCCACGGTCCTCTACGAAGCCCATGGCACCCACGTATCTGGCACCGTGGCCGCCGCCTTTGGTGGAGGCCGGGTGGTGGGGGTGGCCCCCGGGCTCAGGCTTGCCACCTACAAGGTCTTTGACCGCATCCACTTCACCGAGGGCGGCCAAGAGTACGACGATGTCGGTGCCTTTGACGGCCCCATCTTTGCGGCCATCATTGACGCCGCCCAGAAGGGCTACGACGTCATCAACATGAGCCTGGGCGGCACCCTGGATACCCGCAACAAGGACGACGTGGCGGCCATGGTGGCCTGGGACCGGGTGATGAAGTACGCTAACCGCATGGGCACGGTGATCGTGGCCTCAGCGGGGAATAGCGCCGAAAACGCCAATGGCTACATCGTTCACATCCCCTCTGACCTCCCCACGGTGGTTTCCGTCTCCGCCACCGGTACCGCCACCCCCCTTTGGCGGTACCCCTACCCCACCAACGAGACCCTAAACGCCGTGCCCGGCCAGGACATCCTGGCCTTCTACTCCAACTACGGGGCCGCCGTGGACCTTTCCGCCCCCGGGGGCGACTGCGGCCTGGACGAGAATGGCCAAAGCTGGTGCTTCCGGCCCAGCCACCAGCGCCCCCCTGGCTGGCGTTACCACCTGATCCTTTCCACCATCATCGTCAACGAAAACCTTCCCGCCTACGCCTGGTATGCCGGTACCTCTATGGCCAGCCCCCATGTGGCCGCGGTGGCCGGTTTGGTGAAGGCCCTCCACAAGGACTGGACCCCTGGCCAGGTGCGGGCCCACCTGAAGGCCACCGCAGAGGACATAGGGAGCCGGCAACTCTTTGGCCACGGCCTGGTGAATGCCGATCAGGCCACGCGCTAA
- a CDS encoding 2,3-bisphosphoglycerate-independent phosphoglycerate mutase, with the protein MDLFSVFQELRQEGKAKILLVVLDGVGGLPLEPGGPTELEAAKTPNLDRLAEASALGLLTPVYPGLTPGSGPGHLALFGYDPFRYLVGRGALSALGLGVDFRDGDVALRGNFATLSPEGQVLDRRAGRPSTEENRRVVAKLQEAIPRVEDVEVRFYTESEHRFLVVLRGEGLGDGVTDTDPQKAGLPPLKAEALDEASRKTARMVNLLSERIREVLKDEPRINGALFRGASRRPSFPSLAEVFGLRAAAIASYPMYKGLASLVGMEVLPVEGEGDAHEGKLKALKENWERYDFFYLHFKKTDAKGEDGDFLGKVAEIERFDALLPEILALGPDVLAITGDHSTPALLKAHSWHPVPLLLKAPYLRQDAAQRFTENEASKGSLGHLRGVELMPLLLAHAGRLLKYGA; encoded by the coding sequence ATGGACCTCTTTTCCGTCTTCCAAGAGCTTCGGCAAGAGGGCAAGGCCAAAATCCTCCTGGTGGTCCTGGACGGAGTGGGGGGGCTTCCCCTGGAGCCCGGAGGGCCCACGGAACTGGAGGCCGCCAAGACCCCCAACCTGGATCGCCTGGCGGAGGCAAGCGCCCTAGGCCTCCTCACCCCCGTCTACCCTGGGCTTACCCCCGGCTCCGGCCCCGGGCATTTGGCCCTTTTCGGCTATGACCCTTTCCGCTACCTGGTGGGCCGGGGGGCCTTAAGCGCCCTGGGGCTTGGCGTGGACTTCCGGGATGGGGATGTGGCCCTAAGGGGCAACTTCGCCACCCTAAGCCCCGAAGGCCAGGTCCTGGACCGCCGGGCAGGCCGTCCCAGCACCGAGGAAAACCGGCGGGTAGTGGCCAAGCTCCAAGAGGCCATCCCTCGGGTGGAGGATGTGGAGGTTCGCTTCTATACGGAGAGTGAGCACCGGTTTCTGGTGGTCCTGAGGGGGGAAGGCCTAGGGGATGGGGTCACGGACACCGACCCCCAGAAGGCGGGGCTTCCCCCCCTTAAGGCGGAGGCCTTGGATGAGGCCTCGAGGAAAACCGCCCGCATGGTGAACCTCCTTTCGGAGCGCATCCGGGAGGTGCTCAAGGACGAGCCCAGGATCAACGGGGCCCTTTTCCGAGGGGCCTCCAGAAGGCCCTCCTTCCCCAGCCTGGCGGAGGTCTTTGGCCTGAGGGCGGCGGCCATCGCCAGCTACCCCATGTACAAGGGCCTGGCCAGCCTGGTGGGCATGGAGGTCCTGCCCGTGGAGGGGGAAGGGGACGCCCACGAGGGGAAGCTTAAAGCCCTTAAGGAAAACTGGGAGCGGTACGACTTCTTCTACCTCCACTTCAAGAAAACCGACGCCAAGGGGGAGGATGGGGACTTCTTGGGCAAGGTGGCGGAGATCGAACGCTTTGACGCCCTCCTTCCAGAAATCCTAGCCCTAGGGCCAGACGTCCTGGCCATCACCGGGGACCACTCCACCCCCGCCCTCCTCAAGGCCCATTCCTGGCACCCGGTGCCCCTCCTCCTCAAGGCCCCTTACCTACGCCAGGACGCCGCCCAACGCTTCACGGAAAACGAGGCTTCCAAGGGAAGCCTGGGGCACTTACGGGGCGTGGAGCTCATGCCCCTTCTTCTCGCCCATGCGGGGAGGCTCCTTAAGTACGGGGCCTAG
- a CDS encoding Uma2 family endonuclease, with the protein MVRHRIRREEFEALLREAPEGVRLELLDGEVYEMAPIGSGHAGLVSYLAKALERLYGDRAIVSVQNPILLNPYSVPQPDIALLKPREDFYIQSFPEPKDILLVVEVAYTTRDSDGRKLALYAQEGIRESWLVDGETSLLEVYREPRGGLYRLKRLVEPGEEVAPEGLGTPSLVWRPPRP; encoded by the coding sequence ATGGTGCGCCACCGGATCCGCAGGGAGGAGTTTGAAGCCCTCCTCAGGGAGGCGCCGGAAGGGGTGCGGCTTGAGCTCCTAGACGGGGAGGTTTACGAAATGGCCCCCATCGGCAGCGGACATGCGGGGCTGGTATCCTACCTGGCCAAGGCTTTGGAAAGGCTCTACGGGGACCGGGCCATCGTCTCGGTGCAGAACCCCATCCTCCTCAACCCCTACTCGGTTCCTCAACCGGACATCGCCCTCCTAAAGCCCCGCGAGGACTTCTACATCCAGTCCTTCCCCGAGCCAAAGGACATCCTCCTGGTGGTAGAGGTGGCGTATACCACCAGGGACTCAGACGGAAGGAAGCTGGCCCTTTACGCCCAAGAAGGCATCCGGGAAAGCTGGCTGGTGGACGGGGAAACCAGCCTACTGGAAGTCTACCGGGAGCCCCGGGGAGGCCTTTACCGTCTGAAGCGCCTGGTGGAACCGGGAGAGGAGGTGGCCCCCGAAGGCCTAGGGACCCCCTCCCTCGTGTGGCGCCCCCCTAGGCCCTAA
- a CDS encoding DHH family phosphoesterase, whose amino-acid sequence MDGNAPDPKYWEKMRLVAEVLKAVEGPIYIATHVDPDGDAIGSSLGLYRALKALGKEAHWVAEPPRFLRFLPKEEEYSDPLERLPVGATLVALDSAEPSRVVGVPVEGFVINIDHHGTNPRFGHIAVVDPSKAATAQMVKDLIDLLGVEWTAEIATPVLTGILTDTGNFRFANTTPEVLRVAAELVGYGVKLAELTDRLQFRPPSYFRLMGQVLSTVAFHFGGLLVTAHLPEDAKREEEDSDDFVGLIRYVEGSVVSVFLRKRGEGVKVSIRSRGGVSAQNIAVRLGGGGHVPAAGATLEEVDLDRAYEMVLEAVAEELRRAGYL is encoded by the coding sequence ATGGACGGCAACGCTCCCGACCCCAAGTACTGGGAAAAGATGCGCCTGGTGGCCGAGGTCTTAAAGGCGGTAGAAGGCCCCATCTACATTGCCACCCACGTGGACCCCGATGGGGATGCCATCGGTAGCTCCTTGGGGCTATACCGGGCCCTCAAGGCCCTGGGGAAGGAGGCCCACTGGGTGGCCGAACCCCCCAGGTTCCTCCGCTTTCTGCCCAAGGAGGAGGAGTACTCGGACCCTCTGGAGAGGCTTCCCGTGGGGGCCACCTTGGTGGCCTTGGACAGCGCCGAGCCCAGCCGGGTGGTGGGGGTGCCGGTGGAGGGGTTCGTCATCAACATTGACCACCACGGGACCAATCCCCGCTTTGGCCACATTGCGGTGGTGGACCCCTCCAAGGCGGCCACCGCCCAGATGGTGAAGGACCTCATCGACCTGTTGGGGGTGGAGTGGACGGCGGAGATCGCCACCCCCGTGCTCACCGGTATCCTCACCGACACCGGCAACTTCCGCTTCGCCAACACCACCCCCGAGGTCCTGCGGGTGGCGGCGGAGTTGGTGGGGTACGGGGTGAAACTGGCCGAGCTCACCGATAGGCTCCAATTCCGCCCGCCCTCCTACTTCCGCCTCATGGGTCAGGTGCTCTCCACCGTGGCCTTCCACTTTGGCGGGCTTCTCGTCACCGCCCATCTTCCTGAGGACGCCAAGCGGGAGGAGGAGGACTCCGACGACTTCGTGGGCCTCATCCGCTACGTGGAGGGAAGTGTGGTTTCCGTCTTTCTGCGCAAGCGAGGGGAAGGGGTGAAGGTGTCCATCCGCTCCCGGGGTGGGGTTTCCGCCCAAAACATCGCCGTAAGGCTTGGGGGCGGGGGGCATGTGCCCGCCGCTGGGGCCACCCTCGAGGAGGTGGACCTGGACCGGGCCTACGAGATGGTCCTGGAGGCGGTGGCGGAGGAGCTCCGGCGGGCGGGGTACCTTTAG
- the tmpR gene encoding bifunctional dihydropteridine reductase/dihydrofolate reductase TmpR has translation MRVALVTGSAKGIGRAILLALAREGFHVAVHYRTSEGLAEAARLEAEALGVKAIKVRADLTREEEVQALVEEVRYHLGGVGVLVNNVGDYLYKPIEEVSLKEWQWILDSNLTSTFLLTQKVLPLMVAQGYGRIVNLGYAGAQNLLSRPHITPYAIAKTGVILYTKAIAKRFAQAGITANVVAPGVAENSVSKPLQEIPMARLALLEEIARAVLFFVREPYVTGQVLEVAGGWNL, from the coding sequence ATGAGGGTTGCCTTGGTCACCGGAAGCGCCAAGGGGATTGGCCGGGCCATCCTCCTGGCCCTGGCCCGGGAAGGCTTTCATGTGGCGGTCCACTACCGCACTTCGGAGGGCTTAGCGGAGGCCGCCCGCCTCGAGGCGGAGGCCCTGGGGGTCAAGGCCATCAAGGTGCGGGCCGACCTCACCCGGGAGGAGGAGGTCCAGGCCTTGGTGGAGGAGGTGCGCTACCACCTGGGGGGGGTTGGCGTTTTGGTGAACAACGTGGGGGACTATCTCTATAAGCCCATAGAGGAGGTTTCCCTAAAGGAGTGGCAATGGATTCTGGACTCCAACCTCACCAGCACCTTCCTCCTCACCCAGAAGGTCCTTCCCCTCATGGTGGCCCAGGGGTACGGCCGGATCGTGAACCTGGGCTATGCGGGGGCCCAGAACCTCCTTTCCCGGCCCCACATCACCCCCTACGCCATCGCCAAAACCGGGGTGATCCTCTACACCAAGGCCATCGCCAAGCGCTTCGCCCAAGCGGGCATCACCGCCAACGTGGTGGCCCCGGGGGTGGCGGAGAACTCCGTGTCCAAGCCCCTTCAGGAGATCCCCATGGCCCGGCTGGCCTTGCTTGAGGAGATCGCCCGGGCGGTGCTCTTCTTCGTGCGGGAGCCCTACGTGACGGGGCAGGTCCTCGAGGTGGCCGGGGGGTGGAACCTCTAA
- a CDS encoding NUDIX domain-containing protein, producing MENHPRHPIPTVGALVEQEGRVLLVRTGKWRGLWGVPGGKVEWGESLEAALRREFWEEVGLGLKAVRLVLVQEAIFSPEFHKPTHMLLFNYFALGEGEVRPGEEILEWAWVRPEEGFSLSLNSFTRVLLETYLEGR from the coding sequence ATGGAGAATCATCCGCGCCATCCCATCCCCACGGTAGGGGCGTTGGTGGAACAAGAAGGAAGGGTGCTGTTGGTGCGCACGGGGAAGTGGCGGGGCTTATGGGGGGTGCCTGGGGGGAAGGTGGAATGGGGGGAGTCCTTGGAGGCGGCCCTCAGGCGGGAGTTTTGGGAAGAGGTGGGGCTTGGCCTTAAGGCGGTGCGCCTGGTCCTGGTGCAGGAGGCCATCTTTAGCCCGGAGTTCCACAAGCCCACCCACATGCTCCTTTTCAACTACTTTGCCCTGGGGGAAGGGGAGGTGCGGCCCGGCGAGGAGATCCTGGAGTGGGCCTGGGTAAGGCCGGAAGAGGGCTTTTCCCTTTCCCTGAATAGCTTCACCCGGGTTTTGCTGGAAACCTACCTGGAGGGGAGATGA
- a CDS encoding CDP-alcohol phosphatidyltransferase family protein, with protein sequence MVPGAKERPVHEFLNILLFRPLAHLVVRLVLPTPIRPHHLVLFHTLLVLLASLGILWGQDLLAALLLQLKTVLDNADGQLARLRGEVSELGRYLDTELDLLGNLFLFLALGARTEAWWAAGLAFLVFTLAQSFDFNLERLYREARGLPLPGNPEDPPTPLLAFLRGVYRLLFLPQDRAIRALEHVFCRRFCLLPQRFWDEGALAGVVNLGLTTQLFFLGVFLVFQAPGPYLTFVLLQGLYLVLWYLWRIIRAIPSPR encoded by the coding sequence ATGGTTCCCGGAGCCAAGGAAAGGCCTGTCCACGAGTTCTTGAACATCCTCCTCTTCCGCCCCCTGGCCCATCTGGTGGTGCGCCTGGTCCTTCCTACCCCCATCAGGCCCCATCACCTGGTCCTCTTCCACACCCTTTTGGTCCTCCTGGCCTCCTTGGGCATCCTCTGGGGCCAGGACCTTTTGGCGGCCTTGCTCCTCCAGTTAAAGACCGTTTTGGACAACGCCGATGGCCAGCTGGCCCGCCTCAGGGGAGAGGTATCCGAGCTTGGCCGTTATTTGGACACAGAGCTGGACCTGCTGGGCAACCTTTTCCTCTTTCTGGCCTTGGGGGCACGTACGGAGGCTTGGTGGGCTGCCGGGTTAGCCTTCTTGGTCTTTACCCTGGCCCAGTCCTTTGACTTCAACCTGGAACGGCTCTATCGGGAGGCCCGGGGCCTTCCCTTGCCCGGGAACCCAGAGGATCCCCCCACCCCCCTTCTCGCCTTCTTGCGGGGGGTCTACCGTCTTCTCTTCCTGCCCCAGGACCGGGCCATCCGGGCCCTGGAGCACGTTTTTTGCCGCCGCTTTTGCCTTCTCCCCCAGCGCTTTTGGGACGAAGGGGCCTTGGCGGGGGTGGTGAACCTGGGCCTCACCACGCAGCTTTTCTTCCTCGGGGTCTTCCTGGTTTTCCAGGCCCCTGGGCCCTACCTTACCTTCGTCCTTCTCCAGGGCCTGTATCTTGTCCTTTGGTATTTATGGAGAATCATCCGCGCCATCCCATCCCCACGGTAG